Proteins from a genomic interval of Chanodichthys erythropterus isolate Z2021 chromosome 8, ASM2448905v1, whole genome shotgun sequence:
- the LOC137024954 gene encoding zinc finger protein 420-like isoform X1 — protein sequence MYVIRLKKDLMTLKVESQELNEMEEKDPYGKCHDFITGVKSSCSAVQTEKTSSQKRAHKTGTRSYFTCQQCGKSFILKGHLKVHMKIHTGERPFRCDQCGKSFPGMNCLNRHLKIHSGEKPFTCQQCGKSFTLKGHLKVHMKIHTGEKAFTCQQCGKSFTEKGHLKGHMRIHTGEKPFTCKLCGKSFIEKGHLKVHMRIHTGEKPYTCQQCGKSFTQKGSLTAHMRIHNGEKPYTCKLCGKSFTTELNLRYHMNIHTGEKPYTCDKCGKSFKRKLTLNCHLRIHSRENCFVCHQCGKSFSDMNCLNRHVKIHSGEKPFTCKQCGNSFTEKRRLKVHMRIHTGEKPYTCSQCGMNFIYKLTLDSHMRSHTGETPYTCKLCEKSFSRKGNLKCHMRTHTGEKPFTCGQCGKSFTRKLTLKCHLRIHSRENCFLCQQCGKSFPDINCLNRHVQIHSGEKSFTCQQCGKSFSLHGNLNVHIRSHTEESPHTCKLCGKSFSRKGNLKCHMRSHTGEKPFTCAQCGKSFTRKLTLNCHLRIHSREEYVVNVEKVSV from the coding sequence ACCTGATGACGCTTAAAGTGGAGAGTCAAGAGCTGAATGAAATGGAAGAGAAAGATCCTTATGGGAAATGTCATGATTTCATAACTGGGGTAAAATCTAGTTGTTCAGCTGTTCAGACTGAAAAGACTTCCTCACAAAAAAGAGCTCATAAAACTGGAACTAGAAGttatttcacctgccaacagtgtggaaagagtttcattctGAAAGGACatcttaaagtccacatgaaaattcacactggagagaggccGTTTagatgtgatcagtgtggaaagagtttcccaGGCATGAACTGCCTTAACAGACACCTAAAAATTCactctggagagaagcctttcacctgccaacagtgtggaaagagtttcacccTAAAAGGACatcttaaagtccacatgaaaattcacacaggagagaaggctttcacctgccaacagtgtggaaagagtttcactgaAAAAGGACATCTTAAAggccacatgagaattcatacgGGAGAGAAGCCTTTTACTTGCAAATTGTGTGGTAAGAGCTTCATTGAAAAAGGACatcttaaagtccacatgagaattcacactggagaaaagccttacacctgccaacagtgtggaaagagtttcactcaaAAAGGAAGCCTTACagcccacatgagaattcataatggagagaagccttacacttGCAAACtgtgtggaaagagcttcacAACAGAACTAAACCTTAGGTATCACATGAAcattcacaccggagagaagccgtacacatgtgataagtgtggaaagagttttaaacGTAAATTAACCCTTAATTGCCACTTGAGAATTCACTCAAGAGAAAACTGTTTTGTATgtcatcagtgtggaaagagtttctcagaCATGAACTGCCTTAACAGGCACGTAAAAATTCactctggagagaagccttttacCTGTAAACAGTGTGGAAATAGTTTCACTGAAAAAAGAcgccttaaagtccacatgagaattcacactggagagaagccttataCCTGCTCTCAGTGCGGAATGAATTTCATATATAAACTAACTCTTGATTCCCACATGAGAAGTCACACTGGAGAGACTCCTTACACCTGCAAACTGTGTGAGAAGAGCTTCTCGCGAAAAGGAAATCTTAAGTGTCATATGAGAACTCACACAGGAGAAAAGCCATTCACATGtggtcagtgtggaaagagtttcacacgtAAACTAACACTTAAATGCCACTTGAGAATTCACTCAAGAGAGAATTGTTTTTTatgtcaacagtgtggaaaaagctTCCCAGACATTAACTGCCTTAATAGGCACGTACAAATTCACTCTGGAGAGAAgtctttcacctgccaacagtgtggaaagagtttcagtctaCATGGAAACCTTAATGTCCACATAAGAAGTCATACTGAAGAGAGCCCTCATACTTGCAAACTGTGTGGAAAGAGCTTCTCCCGAAAAGGAAATCTTAAATGTCACATGAGaagtcacactggagagaagcctttcacatgtgcccagtgtggaaagagtttcacacgtAAACTAACCCTTAATTGCCACTTGAGAATTCACTCAAGAGAGGAATATGTTGtcaatgtggaaaaagtttcagtCTAA
- the LOC137024980 gene encoding gastrula zinc finger protein XlCGF57.1-like, with the protein MAFIKVESEDMKIEAAFSIKQEDTEEQTDLMALKVESQEMEEKDHCNNDKHHDFKTEEKYMNCSQTEKTPTRSNYTCFQCGKSFTQKEHLEVHIRTHTRERPYTCQQCGMSFTEKGSLKVHMRIHTGEKPYTCQECGNSFIRKGSLNSHMRIHTGEKPYTCPQCGTSFSHNSTLNAHMRSHTGEKPFTCKLCGICFSRKGNLTVHMKIHTGESLYTCQQCGKNFNRKGSLNSHMRIHTGEKPYTCPQCGKSFTHRPTLNGHMKTHIKRKPFACLQCEKFFAHQRDLKHHLQTHCEKKL; encoded by the exons ATGGCGTTTATTAAAGTGGAGAGTGAAGACATGAAAATTGAAGCAGCATTCAGCATCAAACAagaagatactgaggaacaaacag ACCTGATGGCGCTGAAAGTGGAGAGTCAAGAAATGGAAGAGAAAGATCATtgtaataatgataaacatCATGATTTTAAAACTGAAGAAAAATATATGAATTGCTCACAGACGGAAAAGACACCAACTAGAAGTAATTATACCTGctttcagtgtggaaagagtttcacccAAAAAGAACATCTTGAAGTCCACATAAGAACTCACACCAGAGAGaggccttacacctgccaacagtgtggaatgAGTTTTACTGAAAAAGGAAGCCTTAAAGTCcatatgagaattcacactggagaaaagccttacacctgccaagaGTGTGGAAATAGTTTCATTCGAAAAGGAAGCCTTAACagtcacatgagaattcatactggagagaaaccttacacctgtcctcaatgtgGGACAAGTTTTTCACATAATTCAACTCTTAATGCACACATGAGaagtcacactggagagaagccgttcacctGCAAACTGTGTGGAATATGTTTCAGCCGAAAAGGAAACCTTACAGTccacatgaaaattcacactggagagagtctctacacctgccaacaatgtggaaaaaATTTCAATCGAAAAGGAAGCCTTAATagccacatgagaattcacactggagaaaagccttataCGTGCcctcaatgtggaaagagttttacacACAGACCAACCCTAAATGGCCACATGAAAACTCACATTAAAAGGAAGCCTTTCGCATGTCTTCAGTGTGAGAAGTTTTTTGCACATCAAAGAGACCTAAAACATCATTTGCAAACTCATTGTGAAAAGAAATTGTAG
- the LOC137024954 gene encoding zinc finger protein 420-like isoform X2 produces MAFIKEESEDLKIEETFSVKQEDTEEQTDLMTLKVESQELNEMEEKDPYGKCHDFITGVKSSCSAVQTEKTSSQKRAHKTGTRSYFTCQQCGKSFILKGHLKVHMKIHTGERPFRCDQCGKSFPGMNCLNRHLKIHSGEKPFTCQQCGKSFTLKGHLKVHMKIHTGEKAFTCQQCGKSFTEKGHLKGHMRIHTGEKPFTCKLCGKSFIEKGHLKVHMRIHTGEKPYTCQQCGKSFTQKGSLTAHMRIHNGEKPYTCKLCGKSFTTELNLRYHMNIHTGEKPYTCDKCGKSFKRKLTLNCHLRIHSRENCFVCHQCGKSFSDMNCLNRHVKIHSGEKPFTCKQCGNSFTEKRRLKVHMRIHTGEKPYTCSQCGMNFIYKLTLDSHMRSHTGETPYTCKLCEKSFSRKGNLKCHMRTHTGEKPFTCGQCGKSFTRKLTLKCHLRIHSRENCFLCQQCGKSFPDINCLNRHVQIHSGEKSFTCQQCGKSFSLHGNLNVHIRSHTEESPHTCKLCGKSFSRKGNLKCHMRSHTGEKPFTCAQCGKSFTRKLTLNCHLRIHSREEYVVNVEKVSV; encoded by the coding sequence ACCTGATGACGCTTAAAGTGGAGAGTCAAGAGCTGAATGAAATGGAAGAGAAAGATCCTTATGGGAAATGTCATGATTTCATAACTGGGGTAAAATCTAGTTGTTCAGCTGTTCAGACTGAAAAGACTTCCTCACAAAAAAGAGCTCATAAAACTGGAACTAGAAGttatttcacctgccaacagtgtggaaagagtttcattctGAAAGGACatcttaaagtccacatgaaaattcacactggagagaggccGTTTagatgtgatcagtgtggaaagagtttcccaGGCATGAACTGCCTTAACAGACACCTAAAAATTCactctggagagaagcctttcacctgccaacagtgtggaaagagtttcacccTAAAAGGACatcttaaagtccacatgaaaattcacacaggagagaaggctttcacctgccaacagtgtggaaagagtttcactgaAAAAGGACATCTTAAAggccacatgagaattcatacgGGAGAGAAGCCTTTTACTTGCAAATTGTGTGGTAAGAGCTTCATTGAAAAAGGACatcttaaagtccacatgagaattcacactggagaaaagccttacacctgccaacagtgtggaaagagtttcactcaaAAAGGAAGCCTTACagcccacatgagaattcataatggagagaagccttacacttGCAAACtgtgtggaaagagcttcacAACAGAACTAAACCTTAGGTATCACATGAAcattcacaccggagagaagccgtacacatgtgataagtgtggaaagagttttaaacGTAAATTAACCCTTAATTGCCACTTGAGAATTCACTCAAGAGAAAACTGTTTTGTATgtcatcagtgtggaaagagtttctcagaCATGAACTGCCTTAACAGGCACGTAAAAATTCactctggagagaagccttttacCTGTAAACAGTGTGGAAATAGTTTCACTGAAAAAAGAcgccttaaagtccacatgagaattcacactggagagaagccttataCCTGCTCTCAGTGCGGAATGAATTTCATATATAAACTAACTCTTGATTCCCACATGAGAAGTCACACTGGAGAGACTCCTTACACCTGCAAACTGTGTGAGAAGAGCTTCTCGCGAAAAGGAAATCTTAAGTGTCATATGAGAACTCACACAGGAGAAAAGCCATTCACATGtggtcagtgtggaaagagtttcacacgtAAACTAACACTTAAATGCCACTTGAGAATTCACTCAAGAGAGAATTGTTTTTTatgtcaacagtgtggaaaaagctTCCCAGACATTAACTGCCTTAATAGGCACGTACAAATTCACTCTGGAGAGAAgtctttcacctgccaacagtgtggaaagagtttcagtctaCATGGAAACCTTAATGTCCACATAAGAAGTCATACTGAAGAGAGCCCTCATACTTGCAAACTGTGTGGAAAGAGCTTCTCCCGAAAAGGAAATCTTAAATGTCACATGAGaagtcacactggagagaagcctttcacatgtgcccagtgtggaaagagtttcacacgtAAACTAACCCTTAATTGCCACTTGAGAATTCACTCAAGAGAGGAATATGTTGtcaatgtggaaaaagtttcagtCTAA